GGCGTGGCGAACGCCGTGTCGCCGCGCGCATCGAAGCCACGCCCCAAGGGCTGGACATCCGCTACGTGGTGACCAACTTGCGCCGCGGCTCGGCGGAATGGCTCTATGCGGCCATCTACTGCGCACGCGGCCAGGCCGAGAACCTGATTAAATTGCACAAGAGCCAGCTTGCCTCCGACCGCACCAGTTGCCGCGAGCCACGCGCCAACCAGGTGCGGCTGATCCTGCACACGGCCGCCTACTGGCTGCTGTTGCGCGTCCGTGACGCCATTCCCAGCCCGCAGCCTCTCGCCACGGCCGAGTTCACCACCCTGCGGCTGCGCCTGATCAAGATCGGCGCGTGTATCACCGAGACCGCCACACGGGTCCGCATCGCCTTCACCGCCGCCTGCCCGGAGGCTGATCTGTTCGCCGGTCTGGTGCGTGGCTGCCTGCCTGCGGGGCCCTGACGGATGGGGCCTGTGCCCCGAACACGCCATCTCCCGCAAACCTCCAGCGCCTATCCCATCCGTCCTTGCCCCGCGATGAAATAGGCGCCTTGGATCACTGCGCCCAGCGCTCAGCAGCAGTTACTCCCCACACGCCGGTGAATAAGATGGGCTAGTGGTATGAGTTAGAAGTTTTTTGACAGAAGCGCTGAACGCTGGCCAGGATGTCGTCGGCGCTCTTGGTCCAGATGAAGGGCCTGGGGCTCTCGTTTGTTGCTGCGATGTAGCGGTGAACAGCCTGCTCCAGCGAGCGGGTGCTGCGGAACTTCCCCCGTCGGAGTTGACGGGCGCTCAGCAAGGCGAACCACGCCTCGACGAGGTTCAGCCAGGAGCCCGAGGTTGGCGTAAAGTGCAGGTGGTAGCGTGGCCGCTTGAGCAGCCATTGCCGAATCAGCGGCCTTGTGGGTTGAGGCATTGTCGAGCACGAGATGCACGTCCAGATCGGGCGGCACGGTGCGGTCGATCTGGTCCAGAAAACCGCGGAACTCGGTCGCGCGGTGGCGCTGGCGACAGGTGCCGATCACGGTGCCGGTCTTGACGTCCAGAGCGGCAAACAGGTCGATGGTGCCGTGACGGATGTAGTCATGGGTGTGACGCTCCACCTGACCCGGGCGCATTGGCTGCACCGGTGCGGTTCCTTCGGTGGCCTGGATCTGTGGCTTTTCGTCGACGCACAGCACCAGCGCGCGGTCCGGCGGGTTCATATACAGCCCGACAATGTCGCGCACCTTGTCGACGAACAGCGGGTCGCGCGACAGCTTGAAGGTCTCGCTGCGATGCGGCTGGAGCCCAAAGGCGTGCCAGATCCGTACCACCGCCGACTGACTCAGTCCCACCGCCTGCGCCAGACTGCGCGTGCTCCAGTGCGTGGCGTTGGCGGGCGTGCTCTCCAAGGTGGTGACGACCGCCCGCTCGATTTGTTCGTCGGTGATCCGGCGCGGTGCGCCAGGACGGGGCTCATCCAGCAGCCCATCTGGCCCCCGCTCCGCAAACCGCCTGCGCCAAGTGGCAACGGTTGGGCGGCTGACGCCCAGCGCTCTGGCGACCGCGCCATTCGTCGTCCCGGCTTTGGCACAGGCCAGGACAATCCGGGCGCGCATCGCCAGCCCCTGCGCTGTCTTGCGGCGCCGGGTCCAGCCTTCCAACGTTTCGCGGTCCGCAGCAGACAATGTAATCGCAACTGCATGCGGGCTTGCCATCGCCACCTCCCATCCAATCGCTGCCTCATCGCCAGCGAGAGGACATATAGGAAAGGTGGAAGGGCATTTCTAACTCAGACCACTAGTGGCCCTTGTGGGGGCATATCTGGACGAACATCCGGCGATGTCTTGGGACGCAGCGCCTGATGCGTTGGCGCTGTCGTGGCCGACGATATGATGACGGCTGAAGCGCTTCAGGCCGGCGCGG
This genomic window from Longimicrobium sp. contains:
- a CDS encoding transposase, giving the protein RGERRVAARIEATPQGLDIRYVVTNLRRGSAEWLYAAIYCARGQAENLIKLHKSQLASDRTSCREPRANQVRLILHTAAYWLLLRVRDAIPSPQPLATAEFTTLRLRLIKIGACITETATRVRIAFTAACPEADLFAGLVRGCLPAGP